Within the Manduca sexta isolate Smith_Timp_Sample1 chromosome 19, JHU_Msex_v1.0, whole genome shotgun sequence genome, the region ataattaagtatactcatatttatatactaaagATTTGTTTTTCATTTCCCAGTGTAGTGTACCTCTGGCGAGTCCCACGCGAGCTGCAGCGCGGCGAGCAGCGCGCGGGGCCAGTCGGCGCGGGGGTAGTGCGCGCGCGCCACGTGCGCCGCCGCCAGGGCACGCGGCGCGCGCCGTCCCGCGCATGCGCAGCTCCACAGCGCCGCCACCAGCCGCAGCGACCCGCCGCACTCCGCGCGCGCCATCAGACTCGCACGCGTCGCCTCCTGCAACAGATACACAACAATACATTACTGCAAACTTACAAGTAATGCTCGGTGATCATACTAAATGGACACACAGTGAAAACTGTCTGATTAAACATGCCCATCTACACAGTCAAACCACTTACCAATCTTCTAAcaacgagaaaaaaaaattaaataaaaatcattcttCCTACAGAACCCAATATTATCCATACCCTGTACATATAGTCAAATTTCCGACGAGTGACGGTTCGCTATTCGGTTCTGTAGTGTAAGAATGTACTGAGTACTGACCATGGCCTCGTTGAGCATGCCGAGGTACATGTACTGCAGGCCAAGGTGGTAGAAGGCGAGGTGGTCGTTGTCGTCGAGCTGCACGGCGCGCAGGAAGTACTTCAGCGCCGAGTCGTTCGCCGCGTCCTTGTCTATCCGAGAGTTCGATTTCTGCAACATATTATTtgatcaattattaaaataattttatatagaaccAGTTTATATagggtataataaaaaaaaatatattttcattaatataaaaggACAATATAACTATTGTCAACCAAATAAAGATTTGCTGTTGTACGTGCATACAACTCCGCCAGTGATCACTCACCTGCGCCTTCATCTGGTAGCCGATGCCGGTGTAGAGACAGCAGCGCGGCAGCATGGCCCCGCCGAGCTCCTCCTCTATGGCGAGCGCCTCCTCCGCCAGCTCTATGCCGTCTTCTATCTGCGCACAACCGCCGGAGCTGAGCTTATATTATAGCTATACTCGCGAGGCTCAATCGGAATTATGAACACCCTGTACCGCTTGGGTCAcagtaacattattaaaatattaactttaaccCTAATTTAAAAAGGTCCGTAGTTACATAATTAAgtgaaatgtaatttagtaagaattactattttgaaaactgGTTTTAATGTATAAATGCTACATTGTTcgtctacgtgataaataaagtattttattttattcttatattaatagactgttttttaattaatttttaggtCGGTTGCTGAATGTTAAGTGAGTGAATTCGAGGTTAAGTTAATATATTGTACACGGCGTCAATTCggtaataagaatattataatcaaaactgATTGCATCATGACAATACTACGtatctatagtttattgtgaaTAATGTAGACACCGTCGTTGATGATGTTCAACTCACCCATCCCGCTCGGTAGCAGTTGTTGGCCGCCACGAGCCGCAGCGGAGCGTCCGTGGGACACAACGTCTTGGCGTGCTTGGCCACGGCGTGTGCGCGGGCGCAACCTAATAATGACACGcgtaacatataattatataattctagtaacaaaaaatgaaattaatttacgtTATAAAAGTGATAGTTTTTAACAttgatttattaacaaaatatacaacggAAAAACAGAGATGAGTTAAATTCCTAAACCACagatttttcataattaaataataaaaatatatattggatGGTCATGAATCATGATCCATCTTTTTACAATTTTCGCACATTCATataaatgatgatatttttatattttttctatttaaaaaaaattaagatttttgaaATTAGTGTATAAAATGTTGTGTGGCTCAGAAAAGATAGTAGTGTAAAACAGTAGTTACCGAGCGCGCGGTGCGGGTGCGCTgggtgcggcggcgcggcgggcgcgggcgcgggcgccgggcgggcgcggcggccgcGGCGCTGCACGCGAGCGCGCGCTGGCGCCACACGTGCGCGCACCCGAACGAGAACTTCATCGCGCGCTCCAGCGACTGCGCACaacacaacataataatatgtagctGACTCGCGACATGAACCGTACTCAATATTACTAacacttacaatatttttttaatattcaaaatctctATCATGACTACGATACTACACCATTATttcatgaaagaaaaaattcgtataaataaatacaggttcttccttttaaattaaatttatctgaCCTGTCTAACTTCTCACATTACAATAAAACGTCCTGGCATGTATACGTGACGGCGAGTGTACCTCGAGCACGAGCGACAGCTGCGCCCAGCgcgcggcgagcagcgcgagcaGGTCGAGCACGGCGCAGGCGGTGCGCagcgcgtgcgcgcgcgcggcctCGAACTCGCCGCTCTGCGACAGCACGGCGTCGCGCGCCGCCATGGCCTCGCCCACCAGCACCAGCAGCACCGCCTCCTCGTGCTCGTTGCGCGGCACGAACTGCACACGCATTGAGCGATATATAACTGCTttactttacaattatatattctGTACAATAGATACAAAAATACTCTGCGATAACATACCACATCGCTAATAAGAAACACAAAATTCGCGCGTTTATAAACAACCTCACAGTTAAATAGAAAACAGCttgaattatatgttttaacaaCCTTAGGTATAATTGAGGTCCATAAAATAACGCCATATTCAAAACaccctatatatatatatatatatatatatatatatatatatatatatatataaatacaaaatgttatattaataatgataataataaggCATTTAACTGACCTGATTAATGGCCGCATATTTCTTAGGTTTCCAAGGTCCCTCCGACACGTGTTCCTCCCTCCGTCGCGTGAGAGTGCCCTGCGCGGGCACCGTCGCGATCTTCTCGGGCGGCTTGTATACCTGCGCACAAAATAAACCGTACCatgattaaattttacattttcatatgattttttttaaggtatTGAATAAGTAgtagtaatataagtaattaaccactaaagataaataaagactGATAAAATAGATAGCGGCACCCAAATTagtaattcttttaaaaaacaagAAGATAGATATCGTCCACCCTGTGtatggtttaaaaattaaatctatttctAAAGACAccatgtatattatttatttctcagatgattttagttttaatcTCTTTATTTAACAACTATTTGTTCAATACAGTTAATAACTTCATTTCTTCATGTAATAAGATACAATCTCAGTACACAGCACATACCTGCCCTGTGACGCCACGTAACAGCACCTCGGCGAGTTGCCGCGTCAACGTCAATCGTAGCGCCTGCGTCGACACCGACTCCACGGCCGTCAGCATCTCACGATACCTGGAACAAACATCGATATCATGTTTCGATATAGGTGATATCGATATttctgtttcattttttatagaataagatatttaaattaaacctaaTTTTAATTCTTCCTCAAAGCTAAAAATGTTACGattgtgtaattatttaaatggaaaAGGTCAAAAACCGATAAACTGTGTGGAGTTGGCGGAGTTGGTGCGCTGCAGGTACAGCAGCGTCAGGTCCGACGCCAGCTCGGAGCTGCGGATCTGACGACACTACACGTGACTATAAACATACCTGTCGATAGCGCAGTGCAGCCTGCCGGCGCGCATGTGCAGTATGGGCACGCGCTGCAGCGCCGTCTCCAGCGTCGGGCCCGCGCGCACGCTGGCGGAGTTGGTGCGCTGCAGGTACAGCAGCGTCAGGTCCGACGCCAGCTCGGAGCTGCGGATCTGACGACACTACACGTGACTATAAACATACCTGTCGATAGCGCAGTGCAGCCTGCCGGCGCGCATGTGCAGTATGGGCACGCGCTGCAGCGCCGTCTCCAGCGTCGGGCCCGCGCGCACGCTGGCGGAGTTGGTGCGCTGCAGGTACAGCAGCGTCAGGTCCGACGCCAGCTCGGAGCTGCGGATCTGACGACACTACACGTGACTATAAACATACCTGTCGATAGCGCAGTGCAGCCTGCCGGCGCGCATGTGCAGTATGGGCACGCGCTGCAGCGCCGTCTCCAGCGTCGGGCCCGCGCGCACGCTGGCGGAGTTGGTGCGCTGCAGGTACAGCAGCGTCAGGTCCGACGCCAGCTCGGAGCTGCGGATCTGACGACACTACACGTGACTATAAACATACCTGTCGATAGCGCAGTGCAGCCTGCCGGCGCGCATGTGCAGTATGGGCACGCGCTGCAGCGCCGTCTCCAGCGTCGGGCCCGCGCGCACGCTGGCGGAGTTGGTGCGCTGCAGGTACAGCAGCGTCAGGTCCGACGCCAGCTCGGAGCTGCGGATCTGACGACACTACACGTGACTATAAACATACCTGTCGATAGCGCAGTGCAGCCTGCCGGCGCGCATGTGCAGTATGGGCACGCGCTGACAGCGCCGTCTCCAGCGTCGGGCCCGCGCGCACGCTGGCGGAGTTGGTGCGCTGCAGGTACAGCAGCGTCAGGTCCGACGCCAGCTCGGAGCTGCGGATCTGACGACACTACACGTGACTATAAACATACCTGTCGATAGCGCAGTGCAGCCTGCCGGCGCGCATGTGCAGTATGGGCACGCGCTGCAGCGCCGTCTCCAGCGTCGGGCCCGCGCGCACGCTGGCGGAGTTGGTGCGCTGCAGGTACAGCAGCGTCAGGTCCGACGCCAGCTCGGAGCTGCGGATCTGACGACACTACACGTGACTATAAACATACCTGTCGATAGCGCAGTGCAGCCTGCCGGCGCGCATGTGCAGTATGGGCACGCGCTGCAGCGCCGTCTCCAGCGTCGGGCCCGCGCGCACGCTGGCGGAGTTGGTGCGCTGCAGGTACAGCAGCGTCAGGTCCGACGCCAGCTCGGAGCTGCGGATCTGACGACACTACACGTGACTATAAACATACCTGTCGATAGCGCAGTGCAGCCTGCCGGCGCGCATGTGCAGTATGGGCACGCGCTGCAGCGCCGTCTCCAGCGTCGGGCCCGCGCGCACGCTGGCGGAGTTGGTGCGCTGCAGGTACAGCAGCGTCAGGTCCGACGCCAGCTCGGAGCTGCGGATCTGACGACACTACACGTGACTATAAACATACCTGTCGATAGCGCAGTGCAGCCTGCCGGCGCGCATGTGCAGTATGGGCACGCGCTGCAGCGCCGTCTCCAGCGTCGGGCCCGCGCGCACGCTGGCGGAGTTGGTGCGCTGCAGGTACAGCAGCGTCAGGTCCGACGCCAGCTCGGAGCTGCGGATCTGACGACACTACACGTGACTATAAACATACCTGTCGATAGCGCAGTGCAGCCTGCCGGCGCGCATGTGCAGTATGGGCACGCGCTGCAGCGCCGTCTCCAGCGTCGGGCCCGCGCGCACGCTGGCGGAGTTGGTGCGCTGCAGGTACAGCAGCGTCAGGTCCGACGCCAGCTCGGAGCTGCGGATCTGACGACACTACACGTGACTATAAACATACCTGTCGATAGCGCAGTGCAGCCTGCCGGCGCGCATGTGCAGTATGGGCACGCGCTGCAGCGCCGTCTCCAGCGTCGGGCCCGCGCGCACGCTGGCGGAGTTGGTGCGCTGCAGGTACAGCAGCGTCAGGTCCGACGCCAGCTCGGAGCTGCGGATCTGACGACACTACACGTGACTATAAACATACCTGTCGATAGCGCAGTGCAGCCTGCCGGCGCGCATGTGCAGTATGGGCACGCGCTGCAGCGCCGTCTCCAGCGTCGGGCCCGCGCGCACGCTGGCGGAGTTGGTGCGCTGCAGGTACAGCAGCGTCAGGTCCGACGCCAGCTCGGAGCTGCGGATCTGACGACACTACACGTGACTATAAACATACCTGTCGATAGCGCAGTGCAGCCTGCCGGCGCGCATGTGCAGTATGGGCACGCGCTGCAGCGCCGTCTCCAGCGTCGGGCCCGCGCGCACGCTGGCGGAGTTGGTGCGCTGCAGGTACAGCAGCGTCAGGTCCGACGCCAGCTCGGAGCTGCGGATCTGACGACACTACACGTGACTATAAACATACCTGTCGATAGCGCAGTGCAGCCTGCCGGCGCGCATGTGCAGTATGGGCACGCGCTGCAGCGCCGTCTCCAGCGTCGGGCCCGCGCGCACGCTGGCGGAGTTGGTGCGCTGCAGGTACAGCAGCGTCAGGTCCGACGCCAGCTCGGAGCTGCGGATCTGACGACACTACACGTGACTATAAACATACCTGTCGATAGCGCAGTGCAGCCTGCCGGCGCGCATGTGCAGTATGGGCACGCGCTGCAGCGCCGTCTCCAGCGTCGGGCCCGCGCGCACTGGCGGAGTTGGTGCGCTGCAGGTACAGCAGCGTCAGGTCCGACGCCAGCTCGGAGCGCTGCGGATCTGACGACACTACACGTGACTATAAACATACCTGTCGATAGCGCAGTGCAGCCTGCCGGCGCGCATGTGCAGTATGGGCACGCTGCAGCGCCGTCTCCAACGTCGGGCCCGCGCACGCTGGCGGAGTTGGTGCGCTGCAGGTACAGCAGCGTCAGGTCCGACGCCAGCTCGGAGCTGCGGATCTGACGACACTACACGTGACTATAAACATACCTGTCGATAGCGCAGTGCAGCCTGCCGGCGCGCATGTGCAGTATGGGCACGCGCTGCAGCGCCGTCTCCAACGTCGGGCCCGCGCGCACTGGCGGAGTTGGTGCGCTGCAGGTACAGCGTCGTCAGGTCCGACGCCAGCTCGGAGCTGCGGATCTGACGACACTACACGTGACTATAAACATACCTGTCGATAGCGCAGTGCAGCCTGCCGGCGCGCATGTGCAGTATGGGCACGCGCTGCAGCGCCGTCTCCAGCGTCGGGCCCGCGCGCACGCTGGCGGAGTTGGTGCGCTGCAGGTACAGCAGCGTCAGGTCCGACGCCAGCTCGGAGCTGCGGATCTGACGACACACGTGACTATAAACATACCTGTCGATAGCGCAGTGCAGCCTGCCGGCGCGCATGTGCAGTATGGGCACGCGCTGCAGCGCCGTCTCCAGCGTCGGGCCCGCGCGCACGCTGGCGGAGTTGGTGCGCTGCAGGTACAGCAGCGTCAGGTCCGACGCCAGCTCGGAGCTGCGGATCTGAATGACACTACACGTGACTATAAACATACCTGTCGATAGCGCAGTGCAGCCTGCCGGCGCGCATGTGCAGTATGGGCACGCGCTGCAGCGCCGTCTCCAGCGTCGGGCCCGCGCACGCTGGCGGAGTTGGTGCGCTGCGGGTACAGCAGCGTCAGGTCCGACGCCAGCTCAAAGCTGCGGATCTGACGGCAATGCATTATAAAGTTAACTACTTTCACCAAACAATGAAATTTTAACGCAAAAACtattttcagaaaataataatttgaataatattcccAATTTATTCAACAGTAGATACATACCATTTTACAGTCTCCTTTCCGCCTGTTTTATATCGACTAGTAGTAGAACTTGGTACTGCATTCTGCTCCAAGCATAAACCTTTGATGGCATACNNNNNNNNNNNNNNNNNNNNNNNNNNNNNNNNNNNNNNNNNNNNNNNNNNNNNNNNNNNNNNNNNNNNNNNNNNNNNNNNNNNNNNNNNNNNNNNNNNNNNNNNNNNNNNNNNNNNNNNNNNNNNNNNNNNNNNNNNNNNNNNNNNNNNNNNNNNNNNNNNNNNNNNNNNNNNNNNNNNNNNNNNNNNNNNNNNNNNNNNNNNNNNNNNNNNNNNNNNNNNNNNNNNNNNNNNNNNNNNNNNNNNNNNNNNNNNNNNNNNNNNNNNNNNNNNNNNNNNNNNNNNNNNNNNNNNNNNNNNNNNNNNNNNNNNNNNNNNNNNNNNNNNNNNNNNNNNNNNNNNNNNNNNNNNNNNNNNNNNNNNNNNNNNNNNNNNNNNNNNNNNNNNNNNNNNNNNNNNNNNNNNNNNNNNNNNNNNNNNNNNNNNNNNNNNNNNNNNNNNNNNNNNNNNNNNNNNNNNNNNNNNNNNNNNNNNNNNNNNNNNNNNNNNNNNNNNNNNNNNCGATAGCGCAGTGCAGCCTGCCGGCGCGCATGTGCGGTATGGGCGCGCTGCAGCGCATCGCGTCTCAGCGTCGGGCCCGCGCGCATCTGGCGGAGTGCGCTGCGGGTACAGCAGCGTCAGGTCCGACGCCAGCTCGGGCTGCGGATCTGACGGCTGACACATACACGTGACTATAAACGCGCATACCTGTCGATAGCGCAGTGCAGCCTGCCGAGGCGCGCGCATGTGCAGTATGGGCACGCGCTGCAGCGCCGTCTCCAGCGTCGGGCCCGCGCGCGCATCAGGCAGGAGTTGGTGCGCTGCAGGTACAGCAGCGTCAGGTCGAGCCGCCAGCTCGGAGCTGCAGATCTGACGACTGACTACACGTGACTATAAACATACCTGTCGATAGCGCAGTGCAGCCTGCCGGCGCGCATGTGCAGTATGGGCACGCGCTGCAGCGCCGTCTCCAGCGTCGGGCCCGCGCGCACGCTGGCGGAGTTGGTGCGCTGCAGGTACAGCAGCGTCAGGTCCGACGCCAGCTCAAAGCTGCGGATCTGACGGCAATGCATTATAAGTTAACTACTTTCACCAAACAATGAAATTTtaacgcaaaaaaaatattttcaaataataatttgaataatattccaATTTATTCAACAGTAGATACATACCATTTCAGTCTCCCTTTCCGCCTGTTTATATCGACTAGTAGAACTTGGTACTGCATTCTGCTCCAAACATAAACCTTTGATGGCATACGACTCCGCCACTATACGAAGACTGCGTCTGTAATGAATATGTACAGGGTGATACAAAAAGTAGGCACAATGTTCAAATCACACACAGAAGAAACGGATTATAATTCACCAGTAAAGAAATATACGAGATTTAGGAGTTTCTAAAGTCGAAATTATATTCTACCTAGTAGAACATATAAAGAACTTAAGACTTTACGCCAATGCCCTTGAGCTTTCAGGGCGACGTGCTATGATGCTctctagatttaaaaaaattacgctGTGCGGTTtaaaatggttttgttaaagGTAATCAAAAACTAACCCAATCAGTGCCAGTTTTAACCCCAAAATCCTATTCAAAGATTGTAAATCGCGGCCTAATACAATATAAGGGCCAATTTCTGCAAAATATATGATTACAAACATccataattgtttctttttcgtaatttctttaaataaatttatacaccgttttgtgttttttaaaaaaatacgccaTCACACATAAGAGCATACCGCAAACTAATAATTCCTACAAAATATTAACGGagaatatctattttattttattcttgatgCTCAAAGTGGGCATAAAGTTTAGTTTTGTGTAACTTAATCCCTTAACTTCTTGTGTTTACATGATAAAACACATTCAATTAAAAGATATCCATCCCGAGTATAAATACCAGGGAGTGATAGTGTTCCACCTATCGAAGCATCTCATTCTTAGCTAGAGTGATAAACTGACAAGAAAACACGAATAAAATGAAAGTACCACAGGTTATTGCTCGAAATACCCATcagaatacataataaattttcgGAAATATTTCCATAAGATGGCAAAATCCGCACTTGCTCTACCTATCTGCTTTTAAAAAAACCCTATcaagtttaaaaacaaacaaataatacattagtcttacataaaacaaacaattgaaTTTTCTCGCCAATGATAATATCTTATCTTAAACCATCTCACTACTCACCAGTGTTCAATAGCATGAATAATTAAGGTTAGTTTGACTATAATAGATAACATAATGAGCGCCGACGTAACACGCTGTCGTTAACTTTAATTAGCTTGTACATCTTACGTAATCTGTTAACATTGATAGTTTACTGAGAAACAaaagacaatataattaatgtttcaaaaataaaaataaaaataataaagatgatCAGTGAAAGTGATAATatctagaatataataaaattatattccattgtatttaaaaaaataattatttacattagaaataaatgtgaaaataagactacataatttataagttgtttttcttttattactcaACCAGCATATTTTGTTAGACAAAGTTTCTGAACTGACATAACAAACTTCTACGAGAAGAGTTTGAGTCTAACAATATCTCCATGATCTAAAACTAACATTTGGCAACCAAACGTGTCCTgggaaaataatttcaaaactttTCCTTTCATAAATCCTAAGTACGAATACCTAGCTAAATTATCAAAGGCATTTTGAGGCTTGACTTTTTtaaacgaatatttatttagttaaatttaatgttatatgaactaaataaacaattaaataacctTTGAAAAGAATCAAATACAAACTCTATTGTTTGGagacaataaatatatcaataatacaATGAACTAATCATGCATGAGGAATGTGGAATACAGAACGCGTACCGAACAGTgataatgtttgtatgtttgtcgAGATGACATCAGACCGGCTGACTCACGCACTGTTGTGATTGGCAAGTTTTTCATTCCCTCTCGATACTTTTAGCCTCTCTAACTTTTTGAAGAGCCTGTGCTAAGTGCCCAACTAGATCACCAGGAGTTATGCACATTACCgcttatgaaaattatatcataCTTAGTCGACGGGTCACCACTATACAATTTCTACATGATTACTTCACAAACTTGTTAAATTACTgttaatttatagtaaaaaaaagcttacttttttttacaatagtaaCAAACTAATTAATGCTCAAACTTTCCGTTcagcatttattttgtaaacagttCCGCTCTATTCGCCCGTTTGTGAAACTGGCGTTGTCTCGTCCGGTAAATATTTCAGCGGCGGCGCGTCATTACGTTACTATCGGTTGTAAGGCTTGTGTAATTCAagcatgataatatttttttttttattcgtacaCATGAGCAAGTCATGCTTGTCGATAGAATTTCAATCTCAATTAAATATGGATATACGAGAGACGTGCTAGAATTATATCGACGTACTTTACTGGATTTCTCTCGACTAATTCTGGTAAACAACGAGTCGAGCTATAAATTCGGGTAACGTATACTGCGATAGCTTACAATTAGCGTTCAAAAACTCCTCTCTCACCAGTCATCATCAGGAACTCTCGTGCCCAGTAGATTTTAGACCATGAGCTCATAAACATTGATTAATTCGTTGCGAGTGGGAGTCTGATTGTGCTGTTAGATTCACAGACCTTCATCGCttggtataataaaatacaccCCGATTCTAGTTTACACGAGTTACAACGGCGGATGTGAGGGAATAATCTATCAACTTACACAGGCAACTCCTTCTCCGTGAGTGTATCTAGTTCAGCCAACTTATAATGTTTCAACGCTTCGTCATAAGACCCGCACGCGTAGTTGAGTTTCCCGAGCAGTAGATGGGCATCGAGCGCCACGCCCGCCTTCTTGCCCGCGTCGTCGGTGGCGAGCGTGAGGTACCCGCGCGCGTCCGACAGCTCCCGCTGGGCGCGCTCGATGTTCTCCTTGGTGGGGGGTCGCTCATCGAGATGTGCCTCGAGCTTGCCTTCGCCGATTAGGAAGTGGGCGAGGCTTTCTGGAATAGGTTGACATGAGTATGACTACGTGTTAAATAGATAATGTTATCGCTCCCTTAGAACTAAGTGACCGAActcaaaatttgtatattttctgaTGATGTTAAAAAGGACCTTCCAAAGCATATTCTATAACCCTTTGACGAGAAAAAAGACAAagttatagaatagaaacagattCTCACTTGACGACCGTCAAATTTACTGCCTTTCATActgttttcaaatctttttaatttgttttccaCAAGTCGTCTTTTTTGAGAGTggtcaccttagttctaaaGGTGCATTATGTAGATATAACATAAGCTCAAGGGtatgcacataatattattattttataatggttTGTGAGTAATAatcacatatattattataaaaaataaatcacagctcgttaaaactagttttattgcTGAGCTTTACCTTGCTTTCGTGTACTACCTTCTAATGGCGCGATAAATAAacgaactttaaaaaaaaaaacacagctTCATATGAAAAACCCATTAATAGACTGCAGTGTTAGACTTGTATATGACtatacatttcttttattttcatattgatTGTATATCTCTTTATTAAGCCTGCTAAGGTCGTCCACAGGTTGAAATTCGACCATcgaatttaatatctttataacaCATATACATAAACTAAATGTTTCTGCATTCCTTATATGAACTTGAATTATTCCAAATTTcacaatgtgcttaaaaagaggTACCACTTTCTGTAACatattaatctataaatatgttGTTCAATATAATTTCCCAGGGGAATATGGTTAAATT harbors:
- the LOC115441469 gene encoding tetratricopeptide repeat protein 7B, whose product is MTSRSKNAVRGYETEIEKSREEGNWKKAIELAQQLKARSPQHESLAHFLIGEGKLEAHLDERPPTKENIERAQRELSDARGYLTLATDDAGKKAGVALDAHLLLGKLNYACGSYDEALKHYKLAELDTLTEKELPVRSLRIVAESYAIKGLCLEQNAVPSSTSRYKQAERETEMIRSFELASDLTLLYLQRTNSASVRAGPTLETALQRVPILHMRAGRLHCAIDRYREMLTAVESVSTQALRLTLTRQLAEVLLRGVTGQVYKPPEKIATVPAQGTLTRRREEHVSEGPWKPKKYAAINQFVPRNEHEEAVLLVLVGEAMAARDAVLSQSGEFEAARAHALRTACAVLDLLALLAARWAQLSLVLESLERAMKFSFGCAHVWRQRALACSAAAAAPARRPRPRPPRRRTQRCARAHAVAKHAKTLCPTDAPLRLVAANNCYRAGWIEDGIELAEEALAIEEELGGAMLPRCCLYTGIGYQMKAQKSNSRIDKDAANDSALKYFLRAVQLDDNDHLAFYHLGLQYMYLGMLNEAMEATRASLMARAECGGSLRLVAALWSCACAGRRAPRALAAAHVARAHYPRADWPRALLAALQLAWDSPEAALITGKELLSLLNSTEAEAEAEQNGYMELDALSDSQHDDTHSTRDAASVRAEFTGAHQLERALSECASSQSAVRTRAPLATPRAHAWLLLAEICLRLGRVSAAAGCVSEATALTPFSHLVLYTRGMVHAASNEWEEARQCFQNALAIHPTHLDSMVQLGAAYYELGWLGLAEKALREAAALEPARGDTWRRLSLVLWARREPAAAADAAAAALALRDHAPVERLAL